In Stigmatopora argus isolate UIUO_Sarg chromosome 17, RoL_Sarg_1.0, whole genome shotgun sequence, the following are encoded in one genomic region:
- the gdap1 gene encoding ganglioside-induced differentiation-associated protein 1 isoform X2 encodes MEAEHSSECQDENAALVKKESGECDAVGKANESKLTLYHWTQSFNSQKVRLAIAEKGLHCEEYDVSLPLSEHNEPWFMRLNPTGEVPVLVHGDSIICDPTQIMDYLESNFTDEGALRLIPEEGSTYYHRVQHYRELLDSLQMDAYTHGCILHPEITVDSHIPAYAATSIRTQILNTESELKKLAEENPELKDAYIAKQRRLKSKLFDHDNMKYLKKLLDELENVMDQVETELQRRVEETPESSQQSWLCGQFFSMADVSLAVTLHRLKFLGLSRRYWGNGSRANLETYYERVLERPAFRRVLGHVNNILISAVLPVAFRVARKNAPVIAGTTLLIGLLGGATYLAFLYMRRRLTLPSWGGI; translated from the exons ATGGAGGCTGAACACAGCTCGGAATGCCAAGATGAAAACGCGGCTCTTGTGAAGAAGGAATCGGGCGAGTGTGACGCAGTTGGAAAAGCAAATGAATCCAAGTTAACCCTTTATCACTGGACGCAATCGTTCAATTCACAGAAG GTCCGTTTGGCTATCGCAGAGAAAGGTTTACATTGTGAAGAGTATGATGTGAGTTTACCACTGAGCGAGCACAATGAGCCATGGTTCATGCGTCTTAATCCTACTGGGGAGGTACCCGTCCTGGTGCACGGAGACAGCATCATCTGTGATCCCACGCAAATCATGGACTACCTTGAAAGCAACTTCACTGATg AGGGCGCTCTCAGACTGATACCAGAAGAAGGTAGCACGTACTACCACAGAGTGCAACACTACAGAGAGCTGCTGGACTCACTTCAGATGGATGCCTACACCCATGGCTGCATCCTTCACCCTGAGATTACTGTTGACTCGCACATCCCAGCTTATGCTGCAACAAGCATTCGAA CACAGATCCTAAATACAGAGTCGGAGCTGAAGAAACTGGCAGAGGAGAATCCGGAGCTCAAAGATGCTTACATAGCAAAACAGAGGCGATTAAAG tccaagttgtttgaCCACGACAACATGAAGTACTTGAAGAAGCTTTTGGATGAACTGGAGAATGTGATGGATCAGGTGGAGACCGAGTTGCAGAGGAGAGTGGAGGAAACTCCAG AAAGCAGTCAACAGTCGTGGTTGTGCGGGCAGTTCTTCAGCATGGCCGACGTCTCCCTGGCCGTCACCTTACACCGCCTCAAGTTCCTCGGCCTATCACGCCGCTACTGGGGTAATGGCAGCCGTGCCAACCTGGAGACGTACTACGAGCGCGTATTGGAGCGGCCGGCATTCAGAAGAGTCCTCGGACACGTTAACAACATTCTGATCTCAGCCGTGCTCCCGGTTGCCTTTCGCGTTGCCCGGAAAAATGCGCCGGTTATTGCCGGAACCACACTTTTGATTGGTCTTTTGGGAGGAGCCACATATCTGGCTTTTCTTTACATGAGGAGGAGGTTGACTTTGCCTAGTTGGGGAGGAATTTAA
- the gdap1 gene encoding ganglioside-induced differentiation-associated protein 1 isoform X1 gives MEAEHSSECQDENAALVKKESGECDAVGKANESKLTLYHWTQSFNSQKVRLAIAEKGLHCEEYDVSLPLSEHNEPWFMRLNPTGEVPVLVHGDSIICDPTQIMDYLESNFTDEGALRLIPEEGSTYYHRVQHYRELLDSLQMDAYTHGCILHPEITVDSHIPAYAATSIRTQILNTESELKKLAEENPELKDAYIAKQRRLKSKLFDHDNMKYLKKLLDELENVMDQVETELQRRVEETPEESSQQSWLCGQFFSMADVSLAVTLHRLKFLGLSRRYWGNGSRANLETYYERVLERPAFRRVLGHVNNILISAVLPVAFRVARKNAPVIAGTTLLIGLLGGATYLAFLYMRRRLTLPSWGGI, from the exons ATGGAGGCTGAACACAGCTCGGAATGCCAAGATGAAAACGCGGCTCTTGTGAAGAAGGAATCGGGCGAGTGTGACGCAGTTGGAAAAGCAAATGAATCCAAGTTAACCCTTTATCACTGGACGCAATCGTTCAATTCACAGAAG GTCCGTTTGGCTATCGCAGAGAAAGGTTTACATTGTGAAGAGTATGATGTGAGTTTACCACTGAGCGAGCACAATGAGCCATGGTTCATGCGTCTTAATCCTACTGGGGAGGTACCCGTCCTGGTGCACGGAGACAGCATCATCTGTGATCCCACGCAAATCATGGACTACCTTGAAAGCAACTTCACTGATg AGGGCGCTCTCAGACTGATACCAGAAGAAGGTAGCACGTACTACCACAGAGTGCAACACTACAGAGAGCTGCTGGACTCACTTCAGATGGATGCCTACACCCATGGCTGCATCCTTCACCCTGAGATTACTGTTGACTCGCACATCCCAGCTTATGCTGCAACAAGCATTCGAA CACAGATCCTAAATACAGAGTCGGAGCTGAAGAAACTGGCAGAGGAGAATCCGGAGCTCAAAGATGCTTACATAGCAAAACAGAGGCGATTAAAG tccaagttgtttgaCCACGACAACATGAAGTACTTGAAGAAGCTTTTGGATGAACTGGAGAATGTGATGGATCAGGTGGAGACCGAGTTGCAGAGGAGAGTGGAGGAAACTCCAG AAGAAAGCAGTCAACAGTCGTGGTTGTGCGGGCAGTTCTTCAGCATGGCCGACGTCTCCCTGGCCGTCACCTTACACCGCCTCAAGTTCCTCGGCCTATCACGCCGCTACTGGGGTAATGGCAGCCGTGCCAACCTGGAGACGTACTACGAGCGCGTATTGGAGCGGCCGGCATTCAGAAGAGTCCTCGGACACGTTAACAACATTCTGATCTCAGCCGTGCTCCCGGTTGCCTTTCGCGTTGCCCGGAAAAATGCGCCGGTTATTGCCGGAACCACACTTTTGATTGGTCTTTTGGGAGGAGCCACATATCTGGCTTTTCTTTACATGAGGAGGAGGTTGACTTTGCCTAGTTGGGGAGGAATTTAA